One Microaerobacter geothermalis DNA window includes the following coding sequences:
- a CDS encoding PIN/TRAM domain-containing protein has translation MLKKIVQLFFLLTGAGLGYQFGPDLFLLLNPIMNIGEFQGSQYVGALIGAILFLVLTAWLVDIVVNAIRWGEDLLVKLPVTDVLFGAIGLIIGLIVAFLLFLPINNIPLWIIGDFLPLFVSVLLGYLGFQVGFKKKEEILSLFSLGRSNKDKLGKKGVRDTGEPKILDTSVIIDGRIADICKTGFIEGALIIPTFVLEELQHIADSSDVLKRNRGRRGLDILNKIQKELPIDVQIYEGDFEEIQEVDSKLVKLAKILSGKVITNDFNLNKVCELQGVPVLNINDLANAVKPVVLPGEELNIQIIKDGKEHGQGVAYLDDGTMIVVEGGREFIGSQVDVLVTSVLQTSAGRMIFAKPKILEKAL, from the coding sequence ATGTTGAAGAAAATTGTTCAACTTTTTTTCCTATTGACTGGAGCAGGGCTTGGATATCAATTTGGTCCTGATCTATTTCTTTTACTAAATCCTATAATGAATATTGGTGAATTTCAGGGAAGTCAATATGTTGGAGCATTGATCGGCGCCATTTTATTCCTGGTCCTTACGGCTTGGTTAGTAGACATTGTGGTGAATGCCATTCGTTGGGGAGAAGATCTACTGGTCAAGCTTCCTGTAACCGATGTTTTGTTTGGCGCGATAGGATTAATCATTGGCCTTATAGTTGCCTTTTTATTATTTTTACCGATTAATAATATCCCCCTTTGGATCATTGGCGATTTTTTGCCCCTTTTTGTATCGGTTTTATTAGGATATTTAGGATTCCAAGTTGGCTTTAAGAAGAAGGAGGAGATATTGTCTCTTTTCTCCCTTGGACGATCCAATAAAGATAAATTGGGGAAAAAAGGAGTAAGGGATACTGGGGAACCCAAAATACTAGATACCAGCGTGATTATTGACGGCAGAATTGCAGATATCTGTAAGACTGGTTTTATTGAAGGAGCTTTAATTATTCCTACCTTTGTCCTGGAAGAATTGCAACACATAGCTGATTCATCTGATGTGCTCAAGCGGAACAGAGGTCGAAGGGGTTTAGATATATTAAATAAAATTCAGAAAGAGCTGCCCATAGATGTACAGATCTACGAAGGGGACTTTGAAGAAATACAAGAAGTAGATAGCAAACTGGTCAAATTGGCAAAAATTCTTTCTGGCAAAGTGATTACCAATGATTTTAATTTAAATAAAGTTTGTGAACTGCAAGGTGTACCTGTCTTAAACATTAATGATCTGGCTAATGCCGTAAAACCGGTGGTCCTTCCGGGAGAAGAGTTGAATATACAGATTATCAAAGATGGAAAAGAACATGGTCAGGGAGTAGCCTATCTGGATGACGGGACAATGATTGTTGTGGAAGGCGGCAGAGAGTTTATAGGATCCCAGGTGGATGTATTAGTCACCAGTGTCTTGCAGACATCTGCCGGACGAATGATATTTGCCAAACCAAAAATCTTGGAAAAGGCCTTATAA